Proteins from a genomic interval of Oncorhynchus mykiss isolate Arlee chromosome 21, USDA_OmykA_1.1, whole genome shotgun sequence:
- the LOC110500797 gene encoding 4F2 cell-surface antigen heavy chain: MSKDTEVDMKDVELNELDQEKLPMTGDGPGAEKNGNLKQKEPEEDVKFTGLSKEELMKVAGTPGWVRTRWVLLVLFWLGWVGMLAGAIVIIVQAPRCKPIPEMNWWNQGPLYQIADLDAFNHDKGIKGVVEVLDSLNQLKVKGLVLGPLHTVQQDKADTLDLVSMDPRVGTDQDLLVLLDKAHKKGISVVLNLTPNPGADPWFSPDHLPKVLDKLRDAAEHWLGMGVDGVQVCGLAAASASSDWSKFQGVVQGNRTEVDVKKRALIGVVDGQDYSAVSQLLNSSGVDLILSDVLNKANSGIERAKSIHGLVSTQKQSSLAWGLGGSLGNHLASVMEKPDLVRLYQLMLFTLPGTPVFNYGDELGLVDQGSTSPKMPWDTEEEVAAEGAVKNETAEAQKTHRLTCRSWFKTLSDLRGKERSLLHGDYFHLHSSSASLAFLRLWDQSERYLTAVNWGSATLTMALNHTELSIPEQAKVKLSTDPENLAADSSVSLDKLLLGPGQAVLLTFPFA; encoded by the exons ATGAGTAAGGACACCGAGGTCGATATGAAGGATGTTGAGTTGAACGAGTTGGACCAGGAGAAACTACCGATGACCGGCGACGGACCGGGGGCTGAGAAGAACGGAAACTTGAAGCAGAAGGAACCGGAGGAGGATGTTAAGTTTACCGGGCTGTCGAAGGAAGAGCTCATGAAAGTCGCTGGCACACCCGG gTGGGTGAGGACACGCTGGGTGCTCCTGGTCTTGTTTTGGTTGGGCTGGGTGGGGATGCTGGCTGGGGCCATAGTGATCATCGTCCAGGCCCCCAGGTGTAAACCCATACCTGAGATGAACTGGTGGAATCAGGGTCCTCTCTATCAGATCGCTGACCTGGACGCCTTCAACCACGACAAGGGAATCAAAG gtgtagTTGAGGTACTGGACAGTCTGAACCAGTTGAAGGTGAAGGGCCTGGTTCTGGGGCCTCTTCACACTGTCCAGCAGGACAAAGCAGACACCTTAGACCTGGTCTCTATGGACCCCAGGgtaggaactgaccaggacctgCTGGTTTTGCTGGACAAGGCCCATAAGAAGG GTATCTCTGTGGTGTTGaatctgacccctaaccctggagCTGACCCCTGGTTCAGTCCTGACCACTTACCTAAAGTACTGGACAAACTCAgg GACGCTGCTGAACACTGGCTGGGGATGGGCGTGGACGGGGTGCAGGTGTGCGGCCTCGCTGCTGCCAGCGCCTCTTCTGATTGGTCCAAGTTCCAGGGTGTCGTCCAGGGCAACAGGACGGAGGTGGACGTGAAGAAGAG agcTCTAATAGGAGTGGTTGATGGTCAGGACTACTCTGCCGTCTCTCAACTTCTCAACTCTTCTGGTGTGGATCTGATACTGTCTGATGTCCTTAACAAGGCAAACTCCG GTATCGAGAGAGCGAAGTCCATCCACGGCCTGGTGTCTACCCAGAAACAGAGCTCTTTAGCCTGGGGGCTAGGAG GCAGTTTGGGGAACCATCTGGCTTCAGTGATGGAGAAACCAGACCTGGTACGACTTTACCAACTCATGCTTTTCACCCTGCCTGGAACACCTGTTTTCAACTACGGAGATGAGTTGGGGCTCGTGGACCAG ggcTCCACCTCTCCTAAGATGCCGTGGGACACTGAGGAAGAGGTTGCTGCTGAAGGAGCTGTGAAGAACGAGACAGCCGAG gcCCAGAAGACTCATCGTCTGACATGTCGTTCGTGGTTTAAGACCCTCTCTGACCTGAGGGGTAAAGAACGTTCCCTCCTTCATGGGGACTACTtccacctccactcctcctccgcGTCCCTTGCTTTCCTGCGTCTGTGGGACCAGAGCGAACGATACCTGACGGCCGTTAACTGGGGCTCCGCCACCTTAACCATGGCCCTCAACCACACAG aGCTGAGCATCCCGGAGCAGGCTAAAGTGAAGCTTAGTACTGACCCTGAAAACCTGGCTGCGGACAGCTCTGTCTCGCTGGATAAACTGCTGCTGGGACCCGGACAGGCTGTCCTATTGACCTTTCCCTTCGCTTAG